Within the Flavobacterium sp. N502536 genome, the region CAATTGAAATGGCAAAATTGAAAGTGGATTTCAAAGAAATTTTGATTGATTGCGACTGGTCGGAGCAATCAAAAGACAATTATTTTTATTTATTAAAGCAAATCAAGAAGCGATATTCGGCCACTCCGGTTTCGGCTACTATCAGACTGTGGCAGTACAAATATGCTTCAAAAGCGGGGGTTCCGCCGGTAGACAAAGGTTTGCTCATGTGTTACAATATCACAAAACCGGAAGAATTTAATACAAAGAATTCTATAGGAACCAGTGAAGAGTTGGCTCAATACATTACCCATGATAAATACCCGTTAAAGCTTGATATTGCACTGCCATTATACAGTTGGGCAGTGGTTTTTAGAGGCAATCAGTTTAAGGGAATTTTATCAGATTACGATCGACTTCAGAATGATACCGTTAAATTAAAGAAAGTATCAGAGTCTAAATACAGGCTGCAGGATGACATTTTGGTCGGACAAACGTATTTGAGAAACGGTGATGAAATCAGGATCGAGAAAATTTCAGAGGACGAGCTCGATAAGATGATTTCCATCGTAAAAAACAAAATTCCGATAGACAATCAGACCAAAGTGACGTTTTTCTCTTTTGATAAAAAATATATCAATGATTATGGAACCCAAAATATATCCGGTTATTATGCGCGTTTTTAGTAGCTTACTTTTTGTTTTAAGTGTTCAGGTCTCTTTGGCCTGTGGCTGGAGTGTTTCGCCTGAAACGAGCAGGTTGGTTTTGTTCAAAGCCCAACGCGAAGGCTTTTTTAAGCTGACACCCTTTTATTATTCGGCCGATAATTATTATACAACCAATACCGTTTCGGGTGTTGATCAGGAGTTGAATTGTGTAGAATGGACGAAAAAACTGGGCGGTCAGGTCGATCCAAAGGACGTACATGTTATTTTGTATGAAACGGATGCTGAGACATTTGAAACCGCTTATGAAACCAAGTCGTTAAAGAAAGTTTTTGAAAAGAATACTTTTATTGAAGCGCTGCTAGGATCCAAAAATAAAGCGCTCTTAAACTATATTTTGTTTGCTAAAAAACTCGAATACAACAGCAATACCGATGTAAAGTGGGAAAGCTGGGACACGGTGAGCTATGATAGTAAAGATCATAAACTCGCAGAGGTTGGTGATTTTGAAAAGAAAATCAGAACGGCACGTGATCCCTTTTTAAAACAGCGTTATGCCTTTTTAATGCTGAGGTACAGTTTTTATGCGACCGATAAGGCTGAAGTGATTCGTTTGTATGATACTTATTTTGCAGATCATAAAAACACTATTTTAGAGCCATGGGCTTTGTATTATAAAGCTTTGTGCATTGAAGATTTGCCTTTGCAGAATTATTTACTGAGTAAAGTTTTTGCTTCCTGCGAAGAAAAATCGTTTGCTGTTTTACAACATTACAACTGGAAATTAACCACAGAAACTTTGGCATTGGCCCAAAATGACGAAGAGCGAAGTGTGATTTTGGCTATTGAAAGTTTGCGCAATCCCGCACCCGATTTGAAAACAATTGAGGAAGTGTATAAGCTGAGTCCGAATAGCTTGTATCTGAGTTTTTTGATTGGAAGAGAAATTAACAAACTCGAAGACTGGATTTTTACACCGATGTATACGAATGACGGAACCCCTTCAGTTGTTTTTGACAGTACGGCCTGGTATGAGAATTACGCAAAAGCAAAAGATGAAAATTTCAACAAAGACATTTTGCACTTAAGAGCCCTGGAATATTTTTTAATTTCTATACGCGAACAGACTTCGGGTGAGCAAAAGGATTATATCACAGCGGCAATTGCTCAGCTTTGTTTTATTGGAGATGAAATTGATCTCGGAAAAAAATACACCGCTATGATTTCCGAAAAGGCCAATCCTTCCATACAAATGCAGAAGAACATTCAATTGGCATTGGTTTCTTTAAAACAAGATGATTTGAAGAACGAAAAAGTTCAAAACCAGCTTTTCAAATACTTTGATTCCGTTGAAAGTCTGGTAGAAAAGGACTATGGTTTGTTTAAGAACTTATACAGTTTGTACCGAATTGCCAGTGCCGATTTTGCCAAACAAGACGATCGTGTTACAGCAGGTTTACTGGCTATGAAATCGGATATTAAAAACGAAGGAGAATACTCCGGATATGGCAACCCTTATTTTTACAATTACATCGGTTATTTTGACCGAAATAACGCGACGGTAGCGGATATAGACCGTTTGATAGCGCTGCAGGAGAAAAAAGACAAAACGCCATTTGAAACCTACATTTGTTCGGGAACTATTGCCCTAAATGTCAATTATTATAAAGATCTGAAGGGAACAATTGCATTCCGTAACAACGATTTAGAACTGGCTTATAAAACTTTCGCGGGGATGCCACAGGATTTTTGGGAGAAAAACTATGCCTATAAAGACTATTTGAACGAAAACCCCTTCCTGCCTAAAATCCTTCAAACAGCAGAAGAACGCAAGTTTAATTATCGTTTTAATAAGACCAATTTTATAGGGGAGCTGATTCGGTTAAAAAAGCAAAATACGGCGACAAGTAACCTGAAACTGGCACATGCCTATTTCAATGTTTCGTATTTGGGAAATTCCTGGATGATGACGGCCTACGACTGGACATCGGGCGAGTCGTATGTGGATTATGTGTATGGAGACAATTCGGAAAATGAAAAGAAATATCAGAAAGGCAATTATTATAATTTGAAAATGGCCAAAATGTACTATGAGAAAGCGTTGAAGATGTCTAAAAACAATAACGAAAAAGCTTTGGCCAGTTTAATGATTTTTGAATGTAATTATTACGATCATTACGCCAGCTTAGTTTCGGCGGAAGAAGAAGAGAAGAACCCGTTTAAAGCGGGGCAGGAGCTGTTTAATTTTTATTCGGTATATCGAAAAACGACCGCTTTTCAAAAGTACAATTGCCCGCTCTTAAAAGCATATCTTAAGTAAGTTAGGAAAGAGTTGATGTGAAAAAAAGCGTTCTTATGAACGCTTTTTTTTTATAAGGTACTAAGTTGCTAAGATATTCAGCAATTAGAGTATTTAATTATCTAATTACCTAATTGTCTAATTGCCTAATTATCTAAATAGCAGTAACAATAGCTAAAAAGTCATCTGCTTTTAAAGCAGCTCCTCCAATTAAACCTCCGTCTACGTCTGGTTTAGAGAAGATTTCTTTAGCATTTTCCGGTTTAACAGAACCTCCGTAAAGAATAGAAACTTCATCAGCGATAGCAGCTCCAAATGCTTTGCGAACTACCTCTCTGATAAATTCGTGCATTTCCTGTGCTTGCTCCGGAGAAGCAGTTTCTCCTGTTCCAATTGCCCAAACCGGCTCATAGGCTAAAACAATTTTTGACCATGATTCTTTTGCAATTTGGAACAATCCGTCACGCAATTGATTTTCAACAATATTAAAGTGATTGTCTGACTGACGATCTTTTAATTCTTCTCCAAAACAGAAAATTACGGTCATGTCATGTTTCAGGGCAGTATCCACTTTATTCGCGATTAAGGCATCTGTTTCGTGAAAAATGGCTCTACGCTCAGAGTGACCAAGAATTACGGTATTAACACCAACACTAGTTAACATGTCAGCAGAAATTTCTCCTGTAAATGCACCACCTTCAGCCTGATGAACGTTTTGTGCGGCAACACCGATGGTGGTGTTTTTTAATTTGGCAACGGCAGCCTGCAAGTTTACAAAAGTTGGCGCTACAATTACTTGAGCAGTAGTTTTTGCAGGTATTTTAGTAATTAATTCGCTTAATAATTCTTCAGTTTGTGCTGCGTTTTTATGCATTTTCCAGTTTCCTGCAACAATCTTTTTTCTCATTTTGGTAGTTTTTATTTTTTTGCTTTTATTTTATTGAAATGTATGCTTGTCAGTGCAATTGATCTTTCGGTTTTATTTTAAACCTTTTAAAGTTTCGTTGATTTTATCGAAATCTTTTTCAATGGCACGGTAGAGTACAATTTTTCCTTTTTTGTCTACAATGATGTATCTTGGAATCCAGTCTAAATCAATTGCTTTTCCAAATAAACCTTTCATACCATCATTCATCATAAAATGATCGCCTTTTAATTCGTGTTTTTCAATTCCTGCTTTCCATTTATCGGCCGTTTTATCAGCAGAAAGGAACAAGTACGAAACATCAGGATTATTGGCTTGTAGCTCTTTTAAATGAGGCATGGCTTTTACACAGTCGCCACACCAGGAAGCCCAAACTTCGATAACCAAAGTTTTGCCTTTGTATTTTTTTAAAATGTCTTTGAAAGCAACCTGACTTCCATCAGCTGCTAATAATTTTTCAGACAAAGCTTCTTTAGAAAAACTTGTTTTCTGAGCTTGTGAGCACGAAAAAGTAATAAATGCAATTAGAATTAGCGTTATTTGTTTCATAGTGATAAATGATTTTGAACAAAGTTAAACAAACAAATGGAATGCCAAATGGAGATTAACAAAATTTGAAGAGTCGTTTATATTATCACAAATGAGTCTGTTTCGGTTAAAAAAGGAGGAGTGAAATCGTAATAGTTGGCGCAACTGACTTCAATTTGGAGGGGATTTTCAGAAAAAAAGGATTCAGGAAATAAAAAAAGAAAAACTTTTTTTCGGGAGCGTTAGTTTTTGGAGGAAAAAAAACGTCAGATTTGATCAAAAAAAGGCTCCTGTAAATTCAGATTTTGAAGTTATTTTTTGGAGTAAAAAAAGTCCGCAAAGCGATGAAACTTTGCGGACTTTGTAAATTGGGGTTACCTTTAGAATTGAGGTTTTATAGTTTTAAATCGGCAGTATCATTATAGTGTACTTTTTGAACTACAGTTCCTTTTTGCAGTACTACAATACTTGGATTGGCTCTTTCGATCGTTTTTAGCGTAGTGGCATCACAGAAATAGAAATCAACTTCTAAACCATATTGTTTTTTTGCTTTTGCAATTTCATCGGGGCCAGAAGCCGTCATAGCAATTACTTTGTAGCCTTTTGTTTTAGCTTCTTTGTTTAAACCTTCCAGTTTTTTCATTCCTTCAGGATTAGAAAGTTTTAAATCGTAGGTTACAAATACCAGTAATTTAGGCTCTTTAAGCAATTCTTCTTTGTAATCAGAATCGTCTTTTGTCATGGTGAAATCATGAATTGGCGGTACATAACCTTCCGTAATTACTTTGTCTTTTCGGTCTACAAACGTAGCGCCTTCGGGAATGTTCATCAGGTCTTTTTCAGTAAATTCCTTATCAACACCGTTTACTTTGTAGATAAAAATCATCTCCACAACCGATTTTGGAGCACCTTCAGGAATTTCCATTCCCTTCTCGATATTGCTTCCTACTTTGTACGGACGGAAATCTTTGATCGGATTGTGGTTAAGTACCCAAACGGCCATAATAACACACAAAATAATGCTGATCAAAGTGAGGATATTGGTCACAAATTTTGAAAACAAAGGTTTTACCAGTTTTTTATTGATGAACAATATCAGAATAAAGAAAAGTAAAACAGTATCTTTTGTGAACGATTGCCAAGGCGTTAAGTGTAAGGCATCTCCAAAGCATCCACAGTCTTTAACAACGTCAAAATAAGCAGAGTAGAAGGTAAGGAAGGTAAAGAAAACGATTAATAACAACAAAGCCCAAATCGTAAGTTTTGATTTGTATCCTACCAACAGCATAACACCCAAAACTACTTCGAGAATTACTAAAAAAATCGCTAATCCTAAAGCCAATGGTTCGAGAAAAGGCATATTAAAAACCGGTTCGCTAAAATACTCGGCCAATTTATAGGAGAAACCAACAGGGTCGTTTAGTTTAATTAGTCCGGAAATAATAAATAGTACACCGACAAATAATCTGGAAAATTGAGTAATGATGTTTTTCATAAAAATAATGATTTTAAAATTCCAAAACTAAAATTCCAAATTCCAACTTTTCAATAAAATTTTGGGATTTGGGATTTTTAAAATTGGAATTTTATTTAGTGATAGGATTTAAGATTAAAGCAAAAACAGAATAATTAATCATGTCCTGATAATTGGCATCGATGCCTTCAGAAACCAGCGTTTTGCCTTTATTGTCTTCGATTTGTTTGACACGAAGTATTTTTTGCAGAATCAAATCGGTAAGGGAACTTACACGCATGTCACGCCACGCTTCGCCGTAATCGTGATTTTTGGCTTCCATTAACTCTTTGGTTTGTTTGACTTTAGCATCATACAATTCGGTTGCTTTTTCAACATCTAAATCGGGTTGCTCCACAACTCCAAGTTCCAACTGAATAAGGGCCATGATCGAATAATTGATGATTCCGATGAATTCTCCTTTTTCGTCTTCGTCTACTTTACGGACTTCATTTTCCTGTAAGCTTCTAATTCTTTGTGCTTTTATGAA harbors:
- the tpiA gene encoding triose-phosphate isomerase — translated: MRKKIVAGNWKMHKNAAQTEELLSELITKIPAKTTAQVIVAPTFVNLQAAVAKLKNTTIGVAAQNVHQAEGGAFTGEISADMLTSVGVNTVILGHSERRAIFHETDALIANKVDTALKHDMTVIFCFGEELKDRQSDNHFNIVENQLRDGLFQIAKESWSKIVLAYEPVWAIGTGETASPEQAQEMHEFIREVVRKAFGAAIADEVSILYGGSVKPENAKEIFSKPDVDGGLIGGAALKADDFLAIVTAI
- a CDS encoding TlpA family protein disulfide reductase, yielding MKQITLILIAFITFSCSQAQKTSFSKEALSEKLLAADGSQVAFKDILKKYKGKTLVIEVWASWCGDCVKAMPHLKELQANNPDVSYLFLSADKTADKWKAGIEKHELKGDHFMMNDGMKGLFGKAIDLDWIPRYIIVDKKGKIVLYRAIEKDFDKINETLKGLK
- a CDS encoding BT_3928 family protein; amino-acid sequence: MKNIITQFSRLFVGVLFIISGLIKLNDPVGFSYKLAEYFSEPVFNMPFLEPLALGLAIFLVILEVVLGVMLLVGYKSKLTIWALLLLIVFFTFLTFYSAYFDVVKDCGCFGDALHLTPWQSFTKDTVLLFFILILFINKKLVKPLFSKFVTNILTLISIILCVIMAVWVLNHNPIKDFRPYKVGSNIEKGMEIPEGAPKSVVEMIFIYKVNGVDKEFTEKDLMNIPEGATFVDRKDKVITEGYVPPIHDFTMTKDDSDYKEELLKEPKLLVFVTYDLKLSNPEGMKKLEGLNKEAKTKGYKVIAMTASGPDEIAKAKKQYGLEVDFYFCDATTLKTIERANPSIVVLQKGTVVQKVHYNDTADLKL
- a CDS encoding DUF1599 domain-containing protein; the encoded protein is MKNTSLEFDNVITVCRTLFINKMKDYGSAWRILRLPSLTDQIFIKAQRIRSLQENEVRKVDEDEKGEFIGIINYSIMALIQLELGVVEQPDLDVEKATELYDAKVKQTKELMEAKNHDYGEAWRDMRVSSLTDLILQKILRVKQIEDNKGKTLVSEGIDANYQDMINYSVFALILNPITK